The Streptomyces sp. V4I8 genome includes the window GCTTGAGCCCGACGCCGTAGTCGCGCACGGCGACCGCGACCGCCCCGCCCGCCGAGGCGAGCTTGACGACGACGTCCCTGCCCTCGCCGTGCTCGACGGCGTTGACGACGAGGTTGCGCAGCAAGCGCTCGACGCGACGGGCGTCGGCCTCGGCCACGATGGGCTGCTGGTCGCCGACGATGCGTATGTGGGTGCCCTTGCGCTCGGCGAGCGGCTCGGCTCCGCTCACGACGCGTCGCACGACCTCCCTGAGGTCGATCGGCTCGGCCTCCAGCGCCGCCGCACCCGCGTCGAAACGGCTGATCTCCAGCAGGTCGGCGAGCAGCGACTCGAACCGGTCCAGCTGGTCCGCGAGCAGCTCCGCAGACCGCGCGGTGATCGGGTCGAAGTCCTCCCGCGCCTCATGGATGACGTCGGCGGCCATCCGTACGGTCGTCAGCGGCGTCCGCAGCTCGTGCGACACGTCCGACACGAACCGCCGCTGCATCCGCGACAGGTCCTCCAGCTGCTGGATCTTCAGCTGCAGGTTCTGCGCCATCTTGTTGAAGGCCTCGCCGAGCCGCGCGATGTCGTCCTCGCCGGTGACCTTCATCCGTTCCTGCAGCCGCCCGGCCGACAGCCGCTCGGCGATCCCGGCCGCCATCCGCACGGGCGTGACGACCTGGCGCACCACGAGCCAGGCGATGGCCCCGAGCAGTACGACGACGAAGAGCCCGGCGGTGGCGAGCGTGCCCTTGACCAGGCTCAGCGACTTCTCCTCCTGCGTGAGCGGGAAGAGGTAGTAGAGCTGGTACGGGTTGTTGTTGGGGTCGTTGACCTGCTTGCCGATGACAAGGGCCGGCTGGGACTCCTTGTTGGCGGAGGAGTGGTAGACGATGCGGGTGTAGCTCTGGAACGCCCCGGTATTGCTGTCGATCCGATCGCGCAGATCCTCGGGCACGCTGTCCGTCGGGCTCACACCGCCGGAGGCACGCGGGCCGCGCCCACCGGTGTCACCCCCCGCGGAGGCCGGGAGCGTCACCACCTCGAAGGCGCCCTGCCCGCCGCTGGAGAGCGAGGTGACGAGGTCGCTCATCCACTGGATGACGTTCTGCTCGGCACGCTCGCCCCCCGTCCCACCGTCGTCGGCGGACCCGGCCGAAGCCTCGTCGGAATTCTGCTTGGCCGCCGCGAACCCGCCGGTGGCCTGGCTCTGTGAAGCCTTCACCTTGGCGTCCAGCAGGCCGTTGCGCACCTGCCCGATGACGACGAAGCCCAGCAGCAGGACGACACCGAGCGACATCAGCAGCGTGGTGGCGACGACCTTGAGCTGGATGTTGCGCCGCCACAGCCGCATGACGGGCAGCAGCGGCCGGCGCACCCAGCGCAGCACGAGCCGAAGGACCGGGCTGCCCTGGACGCCTCCCTGCAGCAGCCCGCCCTCGAGGAAGCGCCCCCAGCGGGAGCCCGCCTTCTTCCGGCCGACAGGCCGCTCCGGACGGGCCCCGGTCCGACCGGGGGCCGCAGCGGCACTGTCCCCGGGCATGTCAGCTCGGCCCTGCCTTGTAACCGACGCCGCGCACGGTCACCACGATCTCCGGCCGCTCCGGGTCCTTCTCGACCTTGGAACGCAGCCGCTGCACATGCACGTTGACCAGACGGGTGTCGGCCGCGTGCCGGTAGCCCCACACCTGCTCGAGGAGCACCTCGCGCGTGAACACCTGCCACGGCTTACGGGCCAACGCGACCAGCAGGTCGAACTCCAGCGGCGTCAGCGCGATCGACTGCCCGTCCCGCTTCACCGAGTGCCCGGCCACGTCGATGACGAGGTCACCGATGGCGAGCTGCTCGGGCGCCGGCTCCTCCGACCTCCGCAGCCGCGCCCGGATCCGGGCGACAAGCTCCTTCGGCTTGAACGGCTTCACGATGTAGTCATCGGCACCGGACTCCAGGCCCACGACGACATCGACGGTGTCGCTCTTGGCCGTCAGCATCACGATCGGCACACCGGACTCCGCCCTGATCAGGCGGCACACCTCGATGCCGTCCCGGCCGGGCAGCATCAGGTCGAGTAGCACCAGATCGGGCTTGCTCTCCCGGAACGCGGCCAGCGCCTTGTCGCCGTCGGCTACGAAAGACGGCTCAAAACCTTCACCACGCAGCACGATGCCGAGCATCTCGGCCAGTGCGGTGTCGTCGTCGACGACAAGGACTCGTCCCTTCATAAACGACATCATCCCATTCTCATAACAGTGGCGAAGGCTCAGGTGAGGTAGGTCACCGGCCAGTGACCTTAGCCGTACGCCGTCGCCACTGTCTGCCCTCGGCCACATCACAGGGTGTGACCTTTGAGTGGGTTCACCCCACTCTGCCCGCCCTACGGCGGCGTCCACTGCTCCGGCGGCCGCCTCAGAACGTCTCCGTGACCCGCCTCGCCCCGGCACACAGCTCGGCCAACGCCTCCGCCGTCACGGGCGACACGGCTCCCTCCTCGGTGACGATCGCCGTCACCAGCTCGGGCGGCGTCACGTCGAACGCCGGGTTGTACGCCTGGGTCCCCAGCGGCGCCACCGGAACCCCGCCCCCCGGCTCCCCTCCGGCCACCGGCACCTGAGGCGCCACGATCTCGGTCACCTCGAACCCCGGGCGCTGCTCGACCTCGATGGACGTCCCGTCCGCCGTGTCCAGATCCACCGTCGTCAGCGGCGCGACCACGATGAACGGCACATGGTGATAGCGCGCCAGAACCGCGAGCGGATAGCTCCCCACCTTGTTCGCCACCGAACCGTCGGCCGCGATGCGGTCCGCCCCGATCAGCACCGCGTCCACCTCACCGGCGGCGAACAAGGAGCCCGCCGCGTTGTCCGTGAGCAGGGTGTACGCCATGCCGTTGCGCGCCGCCTCGTACGCCGTGAGGCGAGCTCCTTGCAGCAACGGCCGCGTCTCGTCCACCCACAGCCGCCTGAGCCGCCCGGCCCGGTGCGCCGCGAGCGCCACCGCGAAAGCCGTGCCCTCACCGCCCGACACCAGCGCCCCGGTGTTGCAGTGCGTGAGGACGCGGTGCCCGCCACCGGGCAGCAGTTCGTCCAGCAGCGCCAGCCCTCGCTCGGCCATCCGTGCGCTGGCCTCGGCGTCCTCCTTGTGCAGCGCCCGCGCCGCACCCAGCGCGGCGGCGGCCGCCTGCTCCGTGTCCCCGCTCCTGGCGAGCTCGGCCCGATACGCGGACTGAGCCCTGCGCACGCCGACGGCAAGGTTCACCGCCGTGGGCCGGGCACCCGCCAGCGCTTCCGCGGCGTCCTCCACGTCGAACCCGCGCGCGGCGGCGAGCGCGACGCCGTACGCCCCGGCGATCCCGAGCAACGGCGCCCCGCGCACGGCGAGCGAACAGATCGCCTCCACCAGCACCGGCGCGTCCGTACAGACCAGTTCGACCTCCTCGGCCGGCAGTCTCGTCTGATCGAGAAGGACCAGTACGGGACCTTCGGGTGGTTCCTCCCACCGAATCGCCGGAATCTCCTTGGGCCTGCCGTCCTCGCCGAATTGCGCGTACTGATCAGCCATGCCGTCAGTCTGCCCGTTCTACGGCGGACAATTGAAGGTGTGCAGCCCATACCGCGGCCGATACGTCGTGGCCCACCCCATGGCACGATGGCTGCCAACCTGCCACCGCGACCGCGGACGGGCACCGTGAAGGAGCGACGATGAAAGACACTCCGGGCTGGGCCTCGCCCGGATCCGCCCCGTCCGACGGCCAGGAACCCGGCGCGTCCGGCCCTGCCGAGCCCGCAGACCGCCCCGACCCCGCGCAGCAGCCGGGAACGGACCCACAGGACTCCAACCCGAAGTGGTCCAAGGAGCAGCCGCCCCCCGGCCAGTGGTCCGCCCCGACAGGCCCCCAGGCGCCCGGTCAGACCCCGCCACCCCCACCGCCCCCCAGCCCGGGCTGGGGCGCTCACCCACCCGCCGGCCCCGGCGGATACGGCGGCGGCCACCCCGGCTACGGCGCCCCGGGCGGCGGCCCCTGGGGAAGCGGCTGGGGCGGCCCACCGCCCGCGGCCAAGCCCGGCGTGATCCCGCTGCGCCCCCTTGGCGTCGGCGAGATCCTCGACGGCGCGGTCTCCACCATGCGCACCTACTGGCGCACGGTCCTGGGCATCTCCCTGACCGTCGCGATCGTGACGGAGATCCTCGTCATCCTCGTCCAGGGCTTCGTCCTGAACGACCGCCTCAACACCGCGGCCCTCGACGACCCGGACGCCACCCTCAGCGAGCTGACCCGCGCCACGGGCGACGCCCTGATCAGCTCCAGCGTGCTCTTCCTGATCTCGGTGATCGGGGCGATCATCGCGACCGCCCTGCTGACGACGGTCACCAGCCGCGCGGTACTCGGCAAGTCGGTGACCACCGGCGAGGCCTGGCGAGACGCCCGCCCCCAGGTACTGCAGCTCTTCGGCCTGCTCTTCCTGCTGCTGCTCATGACCTTCGGCCTGGTGATCGCGGGTGCCGTGCCCGGCATCCTCGTCGCCGCCACGGGCTCCGGCGGAGCGGGCGGGGGACTCACCGTCCTGGGCATCCTCGGCGCCGGCATCGTCGCGCTGTGGCTGTGGTTCCGCTTCTCCCTCGCCTCGCCCGCGCTGATGCTGGAGAAGCAGGGCATCATGAAGTCCCTGAGCCGCTCCGCGAAGCTGGTCCGCGGCTCCTGGTGGCGCGTCTTCGGCATCCAGTTGCTCGCCACGATCATCGCGAACGTCATCGCGGCGATCGTCGTCATCCCCTTCACCTTCCTCGCCGGCGCCGTCAGCGGCGACGGCGCCACCAGCTTCCTCAACGGCACCACCGAATTCGGCTGGACATTCCTCATCATCAGCGGCGTCGGCTCGGTGATCGGCTCCATGATCACCTTCCCGATCACCGCCGGCGTCACCGTCCTGCTCTACATCGACCAGCGCATCCGCCGCGAGGCCCTCGACCTCGAACTGGCCCGCGCAGCCGGCGTCCAGAACTACGGCCCCGGCACCCCGGGGAGCTGAACCGGTGAGCCTGACGGGGGGAGTTCTCACGACGGCGTCAGCGCTGCCGGACGCGGCCGCACGCGCCTTGCTGCGCGCCGACGCATCCACACTGTCGCTACTGGCGCGCTCGGACGACGAGCCACCGCTGACGATCCCGCGTGATCCCGCGCGGGAAGCAGCCCAGCGTGAGCTGTCCAAGGGCATGTACCACGAGAACGACCCCAGCTGGTTCCAGCGTGCCCTGGACGCCTTCTGGGACTGGGTCGAGGACCTGTTCAGCAGCGCTTCGACCGTGACACCCGGAGGACCGCTCGGCCTGGTCGTCGTCATCCTGGTCGTCGTCGCGGTCCTCGGCGCCCTGTGGTGGCGCCTCGGCACCCCGCGCCGCCAACCCACCTCCTCCGCCGCCCTGTTCGACGACCGCCCCCGCAGCGCCGCCGAACACCGCGCCGCCGCCGAGGCGCACGCCGCCCAAGGCCACTGGAACCAGGCAGTCCAGGAACGCATGCGCGCCATCGTCCGCTCCCTGGAGGAACGCGCACTACTCGACATCCACCCCGGCCGCACCGCGGACGAAGCCGCCGCCGAAGCAGGCCGCTCCCTGCCCGCCCACACGGACCGGCTGCGCGCCTCGGCCCGGGACTTCGACGACGTGACATACGGCGGCAGGACCGCGACCCAGCAGGCGTACCAGCGCATCGCGGAACTCGACCGCGACCTGGAGAGCACCAAGCCACAACTCGCGAGCAGCGCCCCCATCACGGCCCCCAACGCCCGCCAGGGAGCCGCCGAATGACCACCGAGGCCACGCCCCCGTCCACCTCGGCCTCGCCCACCGCCCGCCAGGTCTGGACCCGCACGCGAGGCATCGCAGCCGCCGTCGTCCTCCTGCTCGTGGCAGCCGTCGTGATCGCCACGATCCGTTCCGACGCCCACCACGGCGTCCTCGACCCACGCTCCGCCGACCACAGAGGCAGCCGAGCGGTCGCCGAACTCCTCGCCGACCGCGGCGTCGACACGCGCGTGGTCACCACCCTGGACGACGCCCGCGCCGCGGCCTCCGCGGACACCACCGTCCTCGTCGCCGCCCCCGATCTGCTGACGCACCGTCAACAGACTTGGCTGCACTCGTCGACCGCCGGCGCCGGCGGCCGTACCGTCCTCGTCGCCCCCGGCAGCTCGTCGGTCGAACGACTCGCCCCCGGTGTCACCGCGGACCCCGCCACCAGCCTCGACTCGGAGCTCGCCCCCGACTGCGCCCTGCCCGCCGCCCAGCGCGCGGGCACCGCCGACCTGGGCGGCGTCCGCTACACCACCACCCACCTCGACGCCGACGAGTGCTACCCCAGCGAGCGCCTGGCCACCCTGCTGCGCGTCCCGGACCCGACCGGGAACGGCGACACCGTCGTCCTCGGCTCGCCCGACATCCTCTACAACGACCGCCTCGACGAGCAGGGCAACGCCTCGCTCGCCCTCCAACTCCTCGGTTCCCGCCCCCATGTGGTCTGGTACCTCCCCTCGCTCTCCGACACGTCGGCCGCCGACCCGGACGACGAACGCAGCTTCTTCGACCTGCTCCCCTCGGGCTGGCTCTGGGGCACACTGCAGCTCTTCATCGCCGCAGCCCTGGCCGCCCTCTGGCGGGCACGCCGACTCGGCCCCCTGGTGCCCGAAAAACTCCCCGTGGCGATCCGCGCCTCCGAAACCGTCGAAGGCCGCGCCCGCCTCTACCGCAAATCCAACGCCCGCGACCGCGCGGCCGCCGCTCTTCGCTCCACCACCCGCACGCGCCTCGCCCCCCTCGTAGGTGTCCCCATCACCCAGGCGCACGCGCCCGAGTCCCTGCTCCCCGCCCTGTCCGCCCACCTCCACAACCACGGAGACGGACAGAGCCTGCACACCCTCCTCTTCGGCCCGCCGCCCAGCGACGACGCGGCGCTCATAGCCCTCGCCGACCAACTCGACGCCCTCGAAAGAGAGGTACGCCGTCCATGATGGACCCGACCACTGACAACGCCGGGAACACCGGGGACCCGGGCACCGCCCGTGCCTCCCTGGAAGCCCTGCGCGCCGAGATCGCCAAAGCCGTGGTCGGCCAGGACCCCGCCGTGACCGGCCTCGTCGTCGCCCTCCTCTGCCGCGGACACGTCCTCCTCGAAGGAGTCCCCGGCGTCGCCAAGACACTCCTCGTCCGCGCTCTCGCATCCGCACTCGAACTCGACACCAAGCGCGTCCAGTTCACCCCCGACCTCATGCCGAGCGACGTGACGGGCTCCCTCGTCTACGACACCCGCACCGCCGAGTTCTCCTTCCAGCCCGGCCCCGTCTTCACCAACCTCCTCCTGGCCGACGAGATCAACCGAACCCCGCCCAAGACCCAGTCCTCCCTCCTGGAAGCCATGGAGGAACGCCAGGTCACGGTCGACGGCACCCCCCGCCCGCTCCCCGACCCGTTCCTCGTCGCGGCAACCCAGAACCCGGTGGAATACGAGGGCACGTACCCCCTCCCCGAGGCCCAGCTGGACCGTTTCCTCCTCAAGCTCACGATCCCGCTCCCCTCCCGCCAGGACGAGATCGACGTCCTCACCCGCCACGCCGAGGGCTTCAACCCACGCGACCTGCGCGCCGCCGGCGTACGCCCCGTGGCGGGCCCCGCGGACCTCGAGGCCGCCCGCGCGGCGGTCGCCAAGACGACGGTCTCCCCGGAGATCACCGCCTACGTGGTCGACATCTGCCGAGCCACCCGAGAATCGCCGTCACTCACCTTGGGCGTCTCGCCCCGCGGTGCCACGGCCCTCCTGGCCACCGCCCGCGCCTGGGCCTGGCTGACAGGCCGCGACTACGTCATCCCCGACGACGTGAAGGCCCTCGCCCTCCCCACCCTCCGCCACCGCGTACAACTGCGCCCCGAGGCAGAGATGGAAGGCGTCACCGCCGACTCCGTGATCAACGCGATCCTCGCCCACGTCCCCGTCCCCCGCTGATGGCACTCACCGGACGCGCCGCACTCCTCGCGGCCCTGGGCTCCCTCCCCGTAGGACTCTGGGACCCCAGCTGGACGGGCATCCTCGCGGTCAACGCCCCCCTCGCGGTGGCCTGCGCCTGCGACTTCGCACTGGCAGCACCAGTACGACGCCTGGGCCTGACCCGCTCCGGCGACACCTCCGTACGCCTGGGCGAGACAGCCGACGTCACCCTCACGGTGACCAACCCCTCCAACCGCCCGCTCCGCGCCCACCTCCGCGACGCCTGGCCCCCCAGCAGCTGGCAGCCCGGCACAGAGGTGGCAGCCTCCCGCCACCGTGTAACGGTCCCCGCCGGCGAACGCCGCCGCGTCACCACCCGCCTACGCCCCACCCGCCGCGGCGACCGCCAGGCCGACCACGTGACAATCCGCTCATCAGGCCCTCTGGGCCTCTTCTCCCGCCAAGGCACCCACAAGGTCCCCTGGACGGTACGAGTCCTCCCCCCATTCACCAGCCGCAAGCACCTGCCCTCCAAACTGGCCCGCCTGCGCGAACTCGACGGCCGCACCAGCGTCCTCACTCGCGGCGAGGGCACAGAATTCGACAGCCTGCGCGAGTACGTCCCCGGCGACGACACCCGCTCCATCGACTGGCGCGCCACAGCCCGCCAGTCCACGGTCGCCGTACGCACCTGGCGCCCCGAACGCGACCGCCACATCCTCCTCGTCCTGGACACCGGCCGAACCTCGGCAGGCCGCGTCGGCGACGCTCCACGCCTGGACGCCTCCATGGACGCGGCCCTCCTCCTGGCCGCCCTCGCCGCCCGAGCCGGCGACCGAGTGGAGCTCCTTGCCTACGACCGCCGAGTACGCGCCCTCGTCCAGGGCCGCACAGTAGGCGACGTCCTCCCCTCCCTGGTCAACGCGATGGCCACCCTCGAGCCCGAGCTGATCGAAACAGACGCCCGAGGCCTCACCGCAACGGCTCTCCGTACGGCACCCCGCCACTCCCTGATCGTGCTGCTCACGTCCCTCGACGCGGCGCCCATCGAGGAGGGCCTGCTCCCGGTCCTGTCCCAGCTAACGCAACGCCACACCGTCCTACTGGCATCAGTGGCGGACCCCCACATCGCCCGCATGGCCTCTGCACGCGGAAACACGGACGCCGTGTACGAAGCCGCAGCCGCCACCCAGTCCCAAACCGAGCGCCACCGTACGGCAGATCAACTCCGCCGCCATGGCGTTACGGTCGTCGACGCGACGCCGGAAGAACTCGCGCCGGCCCTGGCAGACGCGTATCTGGCCCTCAAGACGGCGGGACGCCTGTAAAGGGGGAAATCGAAGGGGGCTCTCGTGCGGAGGCCCCCCAAATCAAAAGGTGCACAAACGCAGAAAGCCCCCGGACCGGTATCCCCGGCCGGGGGCTTTCTTCAAAATTTGTTCGGCGGCGTCCTACTCTCCCACAGGGTCCCCCCTGCAGTACCATCGGCGCTGTAAGGCTTAGCTTCCGGGTTCGGAATGTAACCGGGCGTTTCCCTCACGCTATAACCACCGAAACACTATGAAACTGTCAGCCGCACCACGCCGTGACCAGGCATGGGGCTGTTCGTGGTTTCAGAACCAACACAGTGGACGCGAGCAACTGAGGACAAGCCCTCGGCCTATTAGTACCGGTCACCTCCACACGTTACCGTGCTTCCAGATCCGGCCTATCAACCCAGTCGTCTACTGGGAGCCTTACCCCATCAAGTGGGTGGGAGTCCTCATCTCGAAGCAGGCTTCCCGCTTAGATGCTTTCAGCGGTTATCCCTCCCGAACGTAGCCAACCAGCCATGCCCTTGGCAGAACAACTGGCACACCAGAGGTTCGTCCGTCCCGGTCCTCTCGTACTAGGGACAGCCCTTCTCAAGACTCCTACGCGCACAGCGGATAGGGACCGAACTGTCTCACGACGTTCTAAACCCAGCTCGCGTACCGCTTTAATGGGCGAACAGCCCAACCCTTGGGACCGACTCCAGCCCCAGGATGCGACGAGCCGACATCGAGGTGCCAAACCATCCCGTCGATAT containing:
- the mtrB gene encoding MtrAB system histidine kinase MtrB, with the translated sequence MPGDSAAAAPGRTGARPERPVGRKKAGSRWGRFLEGGLLQGGVQGSPVLRLVLRWVRRPLLPVMRLWRRNIQLKVVATTLLMSLGVVLLLGFVVIGQVRNGLLDAKVKASQSQATGGFAAAKQNSDEASAGSADDGGTGGERAEQNVIQWMSDLVTSLSSGGQGAFEVVTLPASAGGDTGGRGPRASGGVSPTDSVPEDLRDRIDSNTGAFQSYTRIVYHSSANKESQPALVIGKQVNDPNNNPYQLYYLFPLTQEEKSLSLVKGTLATAGLFVVVLLGAIAWLVVRQVVTPVRMAAGIAERLSAGRLQERMKVTGEDDIARLGEAFNKMAQNLQLKIQQLEDLSRMQRRFVSDVSHELRTPLTTVRMAADVIHEAREDFDPITARSAELLADQLDRFESLLADLLEISRFDAGAAALEAEPIDLREVVRRVVSGAEPLAERKGTHIRIVGDQQPIVAEADARRVERLLRNLVVNAVEHGEGRDVVVKLASAGGAVAVAVRDYGVGLKPGEATRVFSRFWRADPARARTTGGTGLGLSIALEDARLHGGWLQAWGEPGGGSQFRLTLPRTADEPLRGSPIPLEPKDSRRNRGLDDAGLPCGGGEKAATVPAQPTGDQVTPRPARDPIASRPGGAAPKADPTALPGNGARVVPRPASGARRQEDIPGEPGGPGSGGSGAEEPPIEEAGQDGESSKHGEASRGR
- the mtrA gene encoding two-component system response regulator MtrA is translated as MMSFMKGRVLVVDDDTALAEMLGIVLRGEGFEPSFVADGDKALAAFRESKPDLVLLDLMLPGRDGIEVCRLIRAESGVPIVMLTAKSDTVDVVVGLESGADDYIVKPFKPKELVARIRARLRRSEEPAPEQLAIGDLVIDVAGHSVKRDGQSIALTPLEFDLLVALARKPWQVFTREVLLEQVWGYRHAADTRLVNVHVQRLRSKVEKDPERPEIVVTVRGVGYKAGPS
- the mtnA gene encoding S-methyl-5-thioribose-1-phosphate isomerase — translated: MADQYAQFGEDGRPKEIPAIRWEEPPEGPVLVLLDQTRLPAEEVELVCTDAPVLVEAICSLAVRGAPLLGIAGAYGVALAAARGFDVEDAAEALAGARPTAVNLAVGVRRAQSAYRAELARSGDTEQAAAAALGAARALHKEDAEASARMAERGLALLDELLPGGGHRVLTHCNTGALVSGGEGTAFAVALAAHRAGRLRRLWVDETRPLLQGARLTAYEAARNGMAYTLLTDNAAGSLFAAGEVDAVLIGADRIAADGSVANKVGSYPLAVLARYHHVPFIVVAPLTTVDLDTADGTSIEVEQRPGFEVTEIVAPQVPVAGGEPGGGVPVAPLGTQAYNPAFDVTPPELVTAIVTEEGAVSPVTAEALAELCAGARRVTETF
- a CDS encoding DUF4129 domain-containing protein; its protein translation is MSLTGGVLTTASALPDAAARALLRADASTLSLLARSDDEPPLTIPRDPAREAAQRELSKGMYHENDPSWFQRALDAFWDWVEDLFSSASTVTPGGPLGLVVVILVVVAVLGALWWRLGTPRRQPTSSAALFDDRPRSAAEHRAAAEAHAAQGHWNQAVQERMRAIVRSLEERALLDIHPGRTADEAAAEAGRSLPAHTDRLRASARDFDDVTYGGRTATQQAYQRIAELDRDLESTKPQLASSAPITAPNARQGAAE
- a CDS encoding DUF4350 domain-containing protein — protein: MTTEATPPSTSASPTARQVWTRTRGIAAAVVLLLVAAVVIATIRSDAHHGVLDPRSADHRGSRAVAELLADRGVDTRVVTTLDDARAAASADTTVLVAAPDLLTHRQQTWLHSSTAGAGGRTVLVAPGSSSVERLAPGVTADPATSLDSELAPDCALPAAQRAGTADLGGVRYTTTHLDADECYPSERLATLLRVPDPTGNGDTVVLGSPDILYNDRLDEQGNASLALQLLGSRPHVVWYLPSLSDTSAADPDDERSFFDLLPSGWLWGTLQLFIAAALAALWRARRLGPLVPEKLPVAIRASETVEGRARLYRKSNARDRAAAALRSTTRTRLAPLVGVPITQAHAPESLLPALSAHLHNHGDGQSLHTLLFGPPPSDDAALIALADQLDALEREVRRP
- a CDS encoding MoxR family ATPase, yielding MDPTTDNAGNTGDPGTARASLEALRAEIAKAVVGQDPAVTGLVVALLCRGHVLLEGVPGVAKTLLVRALASALELDTKRVQFTPDLMPSDVTGSLVYDTRTAEFSFQPGPVFTNLLLADEINRTPPKTQSSLLEAMEERQVTVDGTPRPLPDPFLVAATQNPVEYEGTYPLPEAQLDRFLLKLTIPLPSRQDEIDVLTRHAEGFNPRDLRAAGVRPVAGPADLEAARAAVAKTTVSPEITAYVVDICRATRESPSLTLGVSPRGATALLATARAWAWLTGRDYVIPDDVKALALPTLRHRVQLRPEAEMEGVTADSVINAILAHVPVPR
- a CDS encoding DUF58 domain-containing protein, with translation MALTGRAALLAALGSLPVGLWDPSWTGILAVNAPLAVACACDFALAAPVRRLGLTRSGDTSVRLGETADVTLTVTNPSNRPLRAHLRDAWPPSSWQPGTEVAASRHRVTVPAGERRRVTTRLRPTRRGDRQADHVTIRSSGPLGLFSRQGTHKVPWTVRVLPPFTSRKHLPSKLARLRELDGRTSVLTRGEGTEFDSLREYVPGDDTRSIDWRATARQSTVAVRTWRPERDRHILLVLDTGRTSAGRVGDAPRLDASMDAALLLAALAARAGDRVELLAYDRRVRALVQGRTVGDVLPSLVNAMATLEPELIETDARGLTATALRTAPRHSLIVLLTSLDAAPIEEGLLPVLSQLTQRHTVLLASVADPHIARMASARGNTDAVYEAAAATQSQTERHRTADQLRRHGVTVVDATPEELAPALADAYLALKTAGRL